A genomic region of Streptosporangium lutulentum contains the following coding sequences:
- a CDS encoding non-ribosomal peptide synthetase: MAIKITDHDGRTAVPEYLDLPTDRSRSQEGPTDYVSVPVPVANRTETWWTAVFLAFLHRYSGAVDIALTGPDGLTHRYGVTAADSVRVLAARVTSRAVGQGVPEAEAETRGVTVALTTTPHGGGISADLALLATGDGAVLLAAADLWLPETVSRMGRHLGTLAAAARRAADVPIAELPLLTEDERRRLLVEWNDTAADWPDDDYPALVGACAAAAPDTPAIVHGTRVITFGELDARANQIAHFLRRVGADVGERVGLLCPRGADFVVAALGVIKSGAAIVPLDPVNPDARVVQMVEDSRPVAVLAPEALLDRIPGGVRALRVDSPEFDAEPTGAPAVELTGETVSHLIYTSGSTGRPKAVLERHAALVNLVHWTRRAYGVRPGDRASWLSTPGFAVQLMEWMPYLALGVTVHVGEVEERTPEQVRDWLVAERITHTMLVAALAERVWPLEWPAETRLRVLVTTAERVHSWPPADTPFQVVMTYGSTETTNVLSCLDIGAGFDFTSQATPEEVRAARQVPVGRPVANLRVYILDEFGSPVPVGVVGRLHVAGAGVAGGYHDREELTAAKFRLNPLPEEPSAVLYDTGDLARYRPDGVVELLGRSDAQVKVRGFRVELGEVETVTAAAPGVTEAVVVAREEEWGGTRLVAYVAPATVEARTVRTYVSRRLPQYMVPAAVVALDALPRLANGKLDLQSLPEPATLDTGADLVAPRDETETRLEQIWAVLFRAERIGVHDNFFELGGHSLLAFRLIDEVRTAFAVELSLPDLYRSPTIAGLAELITTSRTTGRSDFGGMSAIEPDPENRFQPFPLTECQQALWVGRGDAVDLGNVGCHGYFEWESDHLDVERFKTAWRKLVLRHDALRTVIRPDALQQVLAEPPEYDIDVLDLRDADPGEAEATLLRLRERLSHQVLDDGHWPLFDVRLSILPGPWKVRIHLSLDFLISDAWSYFQVLIPDLVQLYEHPDEDMPPLRLTFRDYVIGSRERLTASDVHRRSEIYWLDRIDSLPPAPVLPARPAEQETLPIRFDRRDHRLDPVTWDRVKAQATEFGVTPSVLLCAIFAETLRAWSGMERFTVNFPIFNRLPLHPDINGLLGDTTTTMLLAVEKLDGTFAERAQALQAQLWADLEHRYFSGVQVLRALARKRGTMAPAMPIVMTSLAGHPPRAFAASLGAATYSISQTPQVSIDFQVFEVAGELLFNWDFLPGLFPDGLVEEMFDAYTEILRRLVDDPAAWQCESFGLGPFDVAAMATAEAAERETRDTGNAWEQFWAGVERTGAGGDVLWDPDSDSELAAWVSVAVHRMNRALPVVDIGCGNGRFTRAFAAHFPAAIGTDVSASAIAHAVAESEGCPRTAFQTLDATRPEEGAELAEEIGDANVFVRAVLHVLDDAARAGFVETVSELMGDRGVLILLEPAYEESSFGYVGAVGGDRGRATTLVRPLERAGVLHSSRFGDAELERFFDVADGWEHVASGSVELDAVDPESDTASVKVPGYFAVVRRAR, translated from the coding sequence CGCGCGTCACGTCGCGGGCGGTCGGTCAGGGCGTTCCCGAGGCGGAGGCGGAGACCCGGGGCGTGACCGTGGCCCTGACCACCACCCCGCACGGCGGGGGAATCAGCGCGGATCTCGCCCTGCTCGCCACCGGAGACGGCGCGGTGCTGCTGGCCGCCGCGGACCTGTGGCTGCCGGAGACGGTCTCGCGGATGGGACGCCACCTGGGCACCCTGGCCGCCGCCGCGCGCCGTGCCGCGGACGTGCCCATCGCCGAGCTGCCGCTGCTGACCGAGGACGAGCGCAGGCGGCTGCTGGTGGAGTGGAACGACACCGCCGCGGACTGGCCGGACGACGACTACCCCGCGCTGGTCGGCGCGTGCGCCGCCGCGGCGCCGGACACTCCGGCGATCGTCCACGGGACCCGAGTGATCACCTTCGGCGAGCTCGACGCGCGGGCCAACCAGATCGCCCACTTCCTGCGAAGGGTGGGCGCGGACGTGGGCGAACGCGTCGGTCTCCTCTGCCCGAGAGGGGCCGACTTCGTCGTCGCCGCCCTGGGCGTCATCAAATCCGGTGCGGCCATCGTGCCGCTCGACCCCGTCAACCCCGACGCGCGCGTCGTCCAGATGGTCGAGGACTCGCGACCCGTCGCCGTCCTGGCCCCCGAGGCGCTGCTCGACCGGATTCCCGGCGGGGTGCGGGCGCTGCGCGTCGACAGCCCCGAGTTCGACGCCGAGCCGACCGGCGCCCCGGCCGTGGAACTCACCGGGGAGACCGTCAGCCACCTCATCTACACCTCCGGCTCGACCGGACGGCCCAAGGCGGTGCTGGAGCGGCACGCGGCGCTGGTCAACCTGGTCCACTGGACCCGGCGCGCGTACGGCGTGCGCCCCGGCGACCGGGCCTCCTGGCTGTCCACGCCCGGGTTCGCCGTACAGCTCATGGAATGGATGCCCTACCTCGCGCTCGGCGTCACCGTCCACGTGGGAGAGGTCGAGGAGCGCACGCCCGAGCAGGTCAGAGACTGGCTGGTCGCCGAGCGGATCACGCACACGATGCTCGTCGCCGCGCTGGCCGAACGCGTGTGGCCGCTGGAGTGGCCCGCCGAGACCCGGCTGCGCGTCCTGGTCACCACCGCCGAGCGGGTGCACAGTTGGCCTCCCGCCGACACGCCGTTCCAGGTCGTGATGACGTACGGCTCGACCGAGACCACCAACGTGCTGTCCTGCCTCGATATCGGCGCCGGGTTCGACTTCACCTCCCAGGCCACGCCCGAGGAGGTCCGCGCCGCGCGACAGGTGCCGGTCGGCCGCCCGGTCGCGAACCTCAGGGTCTACATCCTCGACGAGTTCGGCAGCCCGGTTCCCGTCGGAGTGGTCGGACGCCTGCACGTCGCGGGTGCCGGCGTCGCCGGGGGATACCACGACCGCGAGGAGCTGACCGCGGCCAAGTTCCGGCTCAACCCGCTGCCGGAGGAGCCGTCGGCGGTGCTGTACGACACCGGTGACCTGGCCCGCTACCGGCCGGACGGGGTGGTCGAGCTCCTCGGCCGCTCCGACGCCCAGGTGAAGGTCCGGGGGTTCCGGGTCGAACTCGGCGAGGTCGAGACCGTGACGGCCGCGGCGCCGGGCGTGACGGAGGCGGTCGTCGTCGCGAGGGAGGAGGAGTGGGGCGGCACCCGGCTGGTCGCCTACGTCGCCCCCGCCACCGTGGAGGCGCGGACCGTGCGCACCTACGTCTCGCGGAGGCTCCCGCAGTACATGGTCCCGGCCGCCGTCGTCGCGCTCGACGCGCTGCCCCGGCTGGCCAACGGCAAGCTCGACCTTCAGTCGCTGCCCGAGCCGGCGACGCTCGACACCGGCGCGGACCTCGTCGCCCCCCGCGACGAGACGGAGACCAGGCTGGAGCAGATCTGGGCGGTGCTGTTCCGCGCCGAGCGGATCGGCGTGCACGACAACTTCTTCGAGCTGGGCGGACACTCGCTGCTGGCCTTCCGGCTCATCGACGAGGTCCGCACGGCGTTCGCCGTGGAGCTGAGCCTGCCCGACCTGTACCGCAGCCCGACCATCGCGGGACTCGCCGAGCTCATCACCACCAGCCGGACCACCGGCCGGTCCGACTTCGGCGGGATGTCCGCCATCGAGCCCGACCCCGAGAACCGCTTCCAGCCGTTCCCGCTCACCGAGTGCCAGCAGGCGCTGTGGGTCGGCCGCGGCGACGCCGTCGACCTCGGCAACGTGGGCTGCCACGGCTACTTCGAGTGGGAGAGCGACCACCTCGACGTCGAACGCTTCAAGACCGCCTGGCGCAAACTGGTCCTGCGCCACGACGCGCTGCGCACCGTCATCCGGCCCGACGCGCTCCAGCAGGTGCTCGCCGAGCCGCCGGAGTACGACATCGACGTCCTGGACCTGCGTGACGCCGACCCCGGCGAGGCCGAGGCCACGCTGCTGCGGCTGCGCGAGCGCCTGTCGCACCAGGTGCTGGACGACGGCCACTGGCCGCTGTTCGACGTGCGGCTGTCGATCCTGCCCGGACCGTGGAAGGTTCGCATCCACCTGAGCCTGGACTTCCTCATCTCCGACGCCTGGAGCTACTTCCAGGTGCTGATCCCCGACCTGGTCCAGCTCTACGAGCACCCGGACGAGGACATGCCGCCGCTGCGGCTGACGTTCCGCGACTACGTCATCGGCAGCCGCGAACGGCTCACCGCCAGCGACGTCCATCGCCGGTCGGAGATCTACTGGCTCGACCGCATCGACTCCCTGCCGCCGGCGCCGGTGCTGCCCGCCAGGCCGGCGGAGCAGGAGACGCTGCCGATCCGGTTCGACCGCCGAGACCACCGCCTGGACCCGGTGACCTGGGACCGGGTGAAGGCACAGGCCACCGAGTTCGGGGTCACGCCGTCGGTCCTGCTCTGCGCGATATTCGCCGAGACGCTGCGGGCGTGGAGCGGCATGGAGCGGTTCACCGTCAACTTCCCGATCTTCAACCGGTTGCCGCTGCACCCCGACATCAACGGGCTGCTGGGCGACACCACGACCACGATGCTTCTGGCGGTGGAGAAGCTCGACGGGACGTTCGCCGAGCGGGCGCAGGCGCTGCAGGCCCAGCTCTGGGCGGACCTGGAGCACCGTTACTTCAGCGGGGTCCAGGTGCTGCGCGCCCTGGCCCGCAAGCGCGGCACGATGGCTCCCGCCATGCCGATCGTCATGACCAGCCTGGCCGGGCACCCGCCGCGTGCCTTCGCCGCCTCACTCGGCGCGGCGACCTACTCCATCTCGCAGACGCCGCAGGTCTCCATCGACTTCCAGGTGTTCGAGGTCGCCGGGGAACTGCTGTTCAACTGGGACTTCCTGCCCGGTCTCTTTCCCGACGGGCTGGTGGAGGAGATGTTCGACGCCTACACCGAGATCCTGCGGCGGCTCGTCGACGACCCGGCCGCCTGGCAGTGCGAATCCTTCGGCCTCGGCCCGTTCGACGTCGCTGCCATGGCCACGGCGGAGGCCGCGGAACGGGAGACCCGCGACACCGGCAACGCCTGGGAACAGTTCTGGGCGGGGGTCGAGCGAACCGGGGCCGGCGGCGACGTGCTGTGGGACCCCGACAGCGACTCCGAGCTCGCCGCGTGGGTCTCGGTGGCCGTGCACCGCATGAACCGGGCGCTTCCCGTCGTCGACATCGGCTGCGGCAACGGGCGGTTCACCCGGGCGTTCGCCGCCCACTTCCCCGCGGCGATCGGCACCGACGTCTCGGCGAGCGCGATCGCCCACGCCGTCGCCGAGTCGGAGGGCTGCCCGCGCACGGCGTTCCAGACCCTGGACGCGACCAGGCCCGAGGAGGGCGCGGAGCTCGCCGAGGAGATCGGCGACGCCAACGTGTTCGTCCGGGCCGTGCTCCACGTGCTCGACGACGCCGCCCGCGCCGGCTTCGTGGAGACGGTGAGCGAGCTGATGGGCGACCGGGGAGTGCTCATCCTGCTCGAACCCGCCTACGAGGAGTCGTCCTTCGGCTACGTGGGAGCCGTGGGCGGCGACCGCGGCCGGGCCACGACGCTGGTGCGACCGCTGGAGCGGGCCGGTGTCCTGCACTCCAGCCGGTTCGGCGACGCCGAACTCGAGCGGTTCTTCGACGTCGCCGACGGCTGGGAGCACGTGGCGTCCGGTTCCGTCGAACTGGACGCGGTGGATCCCGAGTCCGACACGGCGTCCGTCAAGGTTCCCGGCTACTTCGCCGTCGTGCGCAGAGCCCGCTGA
- a CDS encoding aspartate/glutamate racemase family protein has translation MDSNNAHHGPVMRNIGLIGGMSWESSAEYYRLLNEETRRRLGGHHCARSLLLTVDFAEIEALQRAGDWETAGRLLAEAAGTLERAGAEMVLLCTNTMHRVAGVIEAGIGVPFVHIVDSTAERITAAGLTTVGLLGTRFTMEMDFYRSRMREHGLEVLVPAEPDRTLVHDVIYRELTQGRVEDSSRTAYRRIIADLAGRGAQGVVLGCTEITLLVGPRDSPVPVFDSTRIHVEHALDLALGVPIAR, from the coding sequence ATGGATTCGAACAACGCTCATCACGGGCCCGTGATGCGGAACATCGGCCTGATCGGCGGCATGAGCTGGGAGTCCTCGGCCGAGTACTACCGATTGCTCAACGAGGAGACCCGGCGGCGTCTCGGCGGCCACCACTGCGCCCGAAGCCTGCTGCTCACCGTGGACTTCGCCGAGATCGAGGCCCTGCAGCGCGCGGGCGACTGGGAGACCGCGGGGCGGCTGCTGGCCGAGGCCGCCGGGACCCTCGAACGGGCGGGGGCGGAGATGGTCCTGCTCTGCACCAACACCATGCACCGGGTCGCCGGGGTGATCGAGGCCGGGATCGGCGTGCCCTTCGTCCACATCGTCGACAGCACGGCGGAGCGGATCACCGCCGCAGGTCTGACGACCGTCGGGCTCCTGGGCACCCGGTTCACGATGGAGATGGACTTCTACCGGTCCCGGATGCGCGAGCACGGCCTGGAGGTGCTGGTCCCGGCCGAGCCCGACCGCACGCTGGTGCACGACGTCATCTACCGGGAGCTCACCCAGGGCCGGGTCGAGGACTCCTCCCGCACCGCCTATCGACGGATCATCGCCGACCTGGCCGGGCGCGGCGCCCAGGGGGTCGTCCTCGGCTGCACCGAGATCACCCTGCTCGTCGGCCCCCGGGACAGCCCGGTCCCCGTGTTCGACTCCACCCGCATCCACGTCGAGCACGCGCTGGACCTGGCGTTGGGCGTCCCGATCGCACGGTGA
- a CDS encoding response regulator, with amino-acid sequence MTTRILIADDQEDVRIGFRLILDSQPDMTVVGEAADGRAAVDLARHLRPDVVLADIRMPRLDGLEVTRLLAGQTRVIVVTTFDLDEYVHAALRNGACGFLLKRSGPALLVEAVRAAMAGDTLISPQVTVRLLAHLRVPAAPSALTEPLTERELEIARLVAHGRTNAEIAAELFIGPGTVKTHVANVQRKLGAANRVGIAAWAWSRGVVIGP; translated from the coding sequence GTGACCACCCGGATCCTGATCGCCGACGACCAGGAGGACGTGCGGATCGGGTTCCGGCTCATCCTCGACTCTCAGCCCGACATGACCGTGGTGGGAGAGGCCGCCGACGGCCGCGCCGCCGTCGACCTGGCCCGGCATCTGCGGCCCGACGTGGTGCTCGCCGACATCCGCATGCCGAGACTCGACGGGCTGGAGGTCACCCGACTGCTGGCCGGGCAGACCCGGGTGATCGTCGTGACGACCTTCGACCTTGACGAGTACGTGCACGCGGCGCTGCGCAACGGCGCCTGCGGTTTCCTGCTCAAGCGGTCGGGCCCGGCGCTGCTGGTCGAGGCCGTCCGTGCGGCGATGGCCGGTGACACGCTGATCAGTCCGCAGGTCACCGTCCGCCTGCTGGCCCACCTGCGCGTGCCCGCCGCTCCGTCCGCGCTCACCGAACCGCTGACGGAGCGAGAGCTGGAGATCGCCCGCCTGGTCGCCCACGGCCGTACCAACGCCGAGATCGCCGCCGAGCTGTTCATCGGTCCCGGCACGGTGAAGACCCACGTCGCGAACGTCCAGCGCAAGCTGGGCGCGGCCAACCGGGTCGGCATCGCGGCCTGGGCGTGGAGCCGCGGCGTCGTCATCGGCCCGTAG
- a CDS encoding sensor histidine kinase, whose protein sequence is MDLVATLLALAAMIVAFAPRVPPEWPAATAGAISIAITVAHPLTGRHGDSAPWMLAEVPPLLVLTFVAVRHAPAPRGAASAGLAGGAVALMLVRVLWPGDLAIIVGACAAWSLLAIAAAGAGLYVRMLDNGRRRAVTEAKRAQRLILARDLHDFVAHDVSGILVQAQAAQLAPGPLPAQVTDALRRIEAAGLRALAAMDRTVQMLHEADETRSGAGEPLPGVDGLARLVDGYSPSVRVDLSVEPGLERRLSQETSATVYRVVTEALTNVRRHACEATSVGVTVARVEESVRVRVTDDGGGYSEAAGRGGFGLVGLTERVGILGGSLSAGPQPGGWRVEALVPAHPHRGSRDAGARVSRPTADLGEPA, encoded by the coding sequence ATGGACCTGGTCGCCACGCTCCTGGCGCTCGCCGCGATGATCGTGGCATTCGCGCCGCGCGTTCCGCCCGAGTGGCCGGCCGCCACGGCCGGGGCGATCTCGATCGCGATCACCGTCGCCCATCCGCTGACCGGCCGGCACGGTGACTCCGCCCCCTGGATGCTGGCGGAGGTTCCGCCCCTGCTCGTGCTGACGTTCGTGGCCGTGAGGCACGCGCCTGCCCCGCGGGGCGCCGCCTCGGCCGGGCTCGCGGGAGGCGCGGTCGCGCTGATGCTCGTGCGCGTGCTCTGGCCCGGCGACCTCGCGATCATCGTCGGGGCCTGCGCGGCCTGGTCCCTCCTGGCGATCGCGGCGGCGGGGGCCGGCCTCTACGTCCGCATGCTGGACAACGGCCGCCGCCGCGCGGTGACCGAGGCCAAGCGGGCACAGCGGCTCATACTCGCCCGCGACCTGCACGACTTCGTCGCCCACGACGTGAGCGGGATCCTCGTGCAGGCGCAGGCCGCCCAGCTTGCTCCAGGGCCGCTCCCCGCGCAGGTGACCGACGCGCTGCGACGCATCGAGGCGGCGGGCCTGCGAGCCCTGGCCGCCATGGACCGGACCGTCCAGATGCTCCACGAGGCCGACGAGACGCGATCGGGCGCCGGAGAGCCGCTGCCCGGAGTCGACGGCCTGGCGCGGCTCGTCGACGGCTACTCCCCGTCGGTGCGGGTGGACCTCTCGGTCGAGCCCGGCCTGGAGCGGCGCCTCTCCCAGGAGACCTCCGCCACCGTCTATCGGGTCGTGACGGAGGCACTCACCAACGTGCGCCGCCACGCCTGTGAGGCGACCTCCGTCGGGGTCACCGTCGCTCGCGTGGAGGAGTCGGTCCGCGTACGGGTCACCGACGACGGCGGCGGCTACTCGGAGGCGGCCGGGCGCGGAGGCTTCGGCCTGGTCGGGCTCACCGAGCGGGTCGGGATACTCGGCGGCTCGCTGTCGGCCGGGCCGCAGCCGGGTGGCTGGCGGGTCGAGGCGCTCGTGCCCGCCCACCCCCACCGGGGATCTCGGGACGCCGGGGCGCGCGTGAGCCGTCCGACCGCCGACCTCGGGGAGCCGGCGTGA
- a CDS encoding inositol monophosphatase family protein: MPPVGSLPAAHRNLIEDLASAARSREWEWAHAALLVAAGEFDLAVRAGGKVWDHAPLSLIVEEAGRPGAVRRSPRA; encoded by the coding sequence GTGCCGCCGGTCGGGTCCCTACCGGCGGCACACCGGAATCTCATCGAGGATCTCGCCTCGGCCGCTCGTTCCCGCGAGTGGGAGTGGGCGCACGCCGCCCTCCTGGTGGCCGCGGGTGAGTTTGACCTGGCGGTGCGGGCGGGCGGCAAGGTGTGGGACCACGCCCCGCTGTCGTTGATCGTTGAAGAGGCCGGCCGTCCGGGTGCGGTCAGGCGAAGTCCTCGGGCGTGA
- a CDS encoding VOC family protein has protein sequence MITNISLVTVHCLDQDKTRDFYVENLGFEPRNDIMMGEGFRWVTIGHPSQPELEVTLMTPGPPLDADAADFVRRQLEKGQVGGLGLTVDDCRKTYEELSAKGVTFLQEPSDRPYGVEAVMRDNTGNWLVLVEPKEFTPEDFA, from the coding sequence ATGATTACCAACATCTCACTGGTCACCGTCCACTGCCTCGACCAGGACAAGACGCGAGACTTCTACGTCGAGAACCTGGGCTTCGAGCCCCGCAACGACATCATGATGGGCGAGGGGTTCCGCTGGGTCACCATCGGCCACCCCAGTCAGCCCGAGCTCGAGGTCACCCTGATGACGCCCGGGCCGCCGCTCGACGCCGATGCCGCGGACTTCGTCCGGCGTCAACTTGAGAAGGGCCAGGTGGGTGGCCTCGGACTCACCGTCGACGACTGCCGCAAGACCTACGAGGAACTGAGCGCCAAGGGCGTGACCTTCCTGCAGGAGCCGTCGGACCGGCCGTACGGCGTCGAGGCCGTCATGCGGGACAACACCGGAAACTGGCTGGTCCTGGTGGAGCCCAAGGAGTTCACGCCCGAGGACTTCGCCTGA
- a CDS encoding helix-turn-helix transcriptional regulator, with product MTVTTTRAVAVELLPHLRRARDHIDRHYRTALDLDRLAGVAGVSKFHFVRSFEAAYGETPIRYLTRRRIERAQDLLRTANLTVTEVCMLVGFASLGSFSSRFAQLVGESPTSYRNRWAARGVPHVPGCFLFMRGALDPGGTTGPVNGEPDHAT from the coding sequence ATGACAGTGACGACGACCCGAGCGGTGGCCGTCGAGCTGCTCCCCCACCTGCGCCGGGCGCGTGACCACATCGACCGTCACTACCGGACGGCGTTGGACCTCGACCGGCTCGCGGGCGTCGCCGGGGTGTCCAAGTTCCACTTCGTCCGCAGCTTCGAGGCGGCGTACGGAGAGACCCCGATCCGCTACCTCACCCGCCGCCGCATCGAACGTGCCCAGGATCTGCTGCGCACCGCCAACCTGACGGTGACCGAGGTGTGCATGCTGGTCGGGTTCGCCAGCCTCGGGTCCTTCTCGTCGCGGTTCGCCCAGCTGGTGGGTGAGAGTCCCACCTCGTACCGGAACCGGTGGGCCGCCCGGGGCGTCCCGCACGTCCCGGGGTGCTTCCTGTTCATGCGTGGGGCGCTGGATCCCGGTGGCACGACGGGACCCGTCAACGGAGAGCCCGATCACGCGACCTGA
- a CDS encoding OmpA family protein yields the protein MPSACGVAQKAAPPPPSPPPPVPSSPTPPAPSSSAPAATASASPGAPGQDTRPALAETRSTLTPNLKVEVVGLNRVKGEHLVAQLRLTNTGTDDHLSWTGEMGDSTRPLGQIRWASGIGVLDARAHTWILPYKPADFPCLCSDEDRDNLGYFIDPGQSITVYAVMPAPSGNPAVTTVVTPVGPPMLNVPISDEPPVTPPGVDIPDPDAEPVTTVTRQVVTPSESLDASEETADDGKDLQVSLSSDVLFAVDKATLTPKAEAILARTAKLIESSSGSTVRVEGHADSSGTDAINDPLSVRRAQAVQKALSALVTREGVGFQAKGYGSRRPLYGNDSEEGKRRNRRVTVTFAKPQPAETDRAATPSTTLAPGATELKGTARADGQPISMEVTGLRRIPGGLGLLTYRVTNEGDGEAWFNELHHAKDWVSFKYQAATNVTLTDVTAGRRYLPGRLQVPTDDGGVDSYCACTDVSGVRLGTEKFGPGQEREFWNLFALPADASTMKVKIASFRDLQVPVQ from the coding sequence GTGCCGTCGGCATGTGGAGTGGCGCAGAAGGCCGCACCCCCGCCCCCCTCCCCGCCGCCTCCCGTGCCCTCCTCCCCGACGCCTCCCGCGCCCTCCTCCAGCGCTCCGGCGGCGACCGCCTCAGCCTCCCCCGGCGCCCCCGGACAGGACACGCGGCCCGCGCTGGCCGAGACGCGCAGCACCCTCACCCCGAACCTCAAGGTCGAGGTCGTCGGACTGAACCGGGTCAAGGGCGAACACCTCGTCGCCCAGCTCAGGCTCACCAACACGGGCACCGACGATCACCTGTCGTGGACCGGCGAGATGGGCGACAGCACGCGTCCACTGGGGCAGATCCGATGGGCCTCCGGCATCGGCGTGCTCGACGCGCGGGCTCACACCTGGATCCTGCCGTACAAACCCGCCGACTTCCCCTGCCTGTGCAGCGACGAGGACCGCGACAACCTCGGCTACTTCATCGACCCCGGGCAGTCGATCACCGTGTACGCGGTCATGCCCGCCCCCTCCGGCAACCCCGCCGTCACCACGGTCGTCACTCCTGTCGGCCCGCCCATGCTGAACGTGCCGATCAGCGACGAGCCGCCGGTCACCCCGCCCGGCGTGGACATCCCCGATCCCGACGCCGAGCCCGTCACCACCGTCACCCGCCAGGTCGTGACGCCGTCGGAGTCGCTGGACGCGTCGGAGGAGACCGCGGACGACGGCAAGGACCTCCAGGTCAGCCTCTCCTCCGACGTGCTGTTCGCAGTGGACAAGGCCACGCTGACGCCCAAGGCCGAGGCGATCCTGGCACGCACCGCCAAGCTGATCGAATCCTCGTCCGGATCCACGGTGAGGGTGGAGGGGCACGCCGACTCCTCCGGCACCGACGCCATCAACGACCCGCTGTCCGTGCGCCGCGCCCAGGCCGTGCAGAAGGCGCTGTCCGCGCTGGTCACCAGGGAGGGCGTGGGTTTCCAGGCCAAGGGGTACGGCTCCCGCCGCCCGCTCTACGGCAACGACAGCGAGGAGGGCAAGCGACGTAACCGCCGCGTCACGGTGACGTTCGCCAAGCCGCAGCCCGCCGAGACGGACCGGGCGGCCACTCCCTCGACGACCCTCGCTCCGGGAGCGACCGAGCTGAAGGGCACCGCGAGAGCGGACGGCCAGCCGATCTCCATGGAGGTGACCGGCCTGCGGCGGATCCCCGGCGGCCTCGGTCTGCTGACCTACCGCGTCACCAACGAGGGCGACGGCGAGGCCTGGTTCAACGAGCTGCACCATGCGAAGGACTGGGTGTCCTTCAAGTATCAGGCGGCCACCAACGTCACGCTGACCGACGTGACCGCCGGGCGCCGGTATCTACCCGGCCGGCTCCAGGTGCCCACCGACGACGGCGGCGTCGATTCCTACTGCGCCTGCACCGATGTGTCCGGTGTGCGCCTGGGCACCGAGAAGTTCGGGCCGGGCCAGGAAAGGGAGTTCTGGAACCTTTTCGCGCTGCCCGCGGACGCCTCCACGATGAAGGTGAAGATCGCCAGCTTCCGCGACCTGCAGGTGCCCGTCCAGTGA
- a CDS encoding glycerophosphodiester phosphodiesterase family protein, protein MIRIRTAAVIAALSGVAVAAAPGVAVADHDRPGRGHKSFDLQAHRGGLGLVVESTLDSFANGLRVGVSTLELDIQITKDGRAVVTHDRKVDGRKCQDTGPVSPGDTAYPYVGKYVNTLTLAQVRTLDCGSGTLPDFPGQRPAPGARMPLLSEVFDLVKSYRAKDVMLNVETKVEAGAPSETAPREQFVQVAAEEIRRARMTRQVTIQSFDWGSLMRMRQVEPRLPLVALTDYTFLQTGQPGASPWLGGIDIDDFGGDPLKAVKSFGAGAFSPVHGFPQNGKVTDPGYRPYVTKTMVDEAHRLGIKVIPWTVDDAPTMNKLIDDGVDGLITDYPDRLRTVLDSRGFKLPKQYRRPRG, encoded by the coding sequence ATGATCAGAATCCGTACGGCCGCCGTGATCGCCGCCCTCTCCGGAGTGGCCGTCGCGGCCGCCCCCGGCGTGGCCGTGGCCGACCATGACAGGCCCGGGAGGGGCCACAAGAGCTTTGACCTGCAGGCTCACCGGGGCGGGCTCGGGCTGGTGGTGGAGAGCACCCTCGACTCCTTCGCCAACGGCCTGCGGGTCGGTGTCAGCACGCTCGAACTGGACATCCAGATCACCAAGGACGGCAGGGCGGTCGTCACCCACGACCGCAAGGTGGACGGCAGGAAATGCCAGGACACCGGCCCCGTGTCTCCCGGTGACACCGCCTACCCCTACGTCGGCAAGTACGTCAACACCCTCACCCTCGCGCAGGTCAGGACCCTCGACTGCGGCTCCGGGACGTTACCGGACTTCCCCGGCCAGCGCCCGGCGCCCGGTGCCCGCATGCCGTTGCTCAGCGAGGTGTTCGACCTGGTCAAGAGCTACCGGGCGAAAGACGTCATGCTGAACGTCGAGACCAAGGTGGAGGCGGGGGCGCCGAGCGAGACCGCGCCCCGCGAGCAGTTCGTCCAGGTCGCCGCCGAGGAGATCCGGCGGGCCCGCATGACGAGGCAGGTGACCATCCAGAGCTTCGACTGGGGTTCCCTCATGCGGATGCGCCAGGTCGAGCCGCGGCTGCCGCTCGTGGCGCTCACCGACTACACCTTCCTCCAGACGGGACAGCCCGGCGCGTCGCCGTGGCTGGGCGGGATCGACATCGACGACTTCGGCGGCGACCCGTTGAAGGCCGTCAAGTCCTTCGGGGCCGGCGCGTTCTCGCCGGTGCACGGATTCCCCCAGAACGGGAAGGTGACCGACCCCGGATACCGGCCCTACGTCACCAAGACGATGGTCGACGAGGCGCACCGCCTGGGCATCAAGGTGATCCCGTGGACCGTCGACGACGCGCCCACCATGAACAAGCTCATCGACGACGGCGTCGACGGCCTCATCACCGACTACCCCGACCGCCTGCGCACGGTGCTCGACTCGCGCGGCTTCAAGCTGCCCAAGCAGTATCGCCGCCCGCGAGGCTGA